In Candidatus Accumulibacter cognatus, the genomic window CGCGCGCGATCGAAAGCGCTCACCGTGCCGCCAACCATGATCGACAGTGTGCCGGCAATGGCGCCGACCTCGCCTCCGGAGACCGGCGCGTCAAGAAAATCGATGCCCTGCGCGAGCAGGCGCGCGCCGATGTCGCGCGCGGCTGCCGGCCGAATGGTGCTCATGTCGACAGCGATCAGATCACTTCTGCCGGCACTCGCCACCCCCCGTTCGCCGAGCATCACCTGTTCGACATCGGGCGCATCGGCAACCATCGAGATCACCACATCGACCCCCTTGGCCACCTCGGCAGGACTGGCCGCCGCATCGGCACCGGCGTCCAGCACAGGCTGCATCGACTCCGCACGCCGCGCCCAGACGGTAAGCTGGTGCCCTCCGTGCAAGAGGTTCAGCGCCATCGGGCGCCCCATGATACCCAGACCAATGAATCCGATTTTCATTGCTGCTCCTGTTGTAATGGCCAGATCAAGCCCCGAAGTGTAGCAACAATCCTGTAGCGGCAGGCCAGCGCTTTCACCTTCAGGCCAGGACCGTCACCACGATGCTGCGCCGATGCGCCAGGGTCCGGTGTTCCCAGAGATAGATCCCCTGCCAGGTCCCGAGGCGTAGCTCGCCCTTGCCGATCGGGACGCTCACCGAGCTGCCGGTGAGGATGTTGCGTGCATGCGCTGCCATGTCGTCGTCGCCCTCGTCATCGTGCAGATAAGCTGGGTCGCCGTCGGGCGCCCAGCGGGCGGCCAAGGTTTCCAGGTCGCGGCGCACCGAGGGGTCGGCGTTCTCGGTAATCATCAACGAACAGCTCGTATGCTGGACAAAAACATGCGCGATGCCGGTCGACAAGCCGGAAGCGCGAACGATACCGGCCACCTCGGCGGTAATCTCGATACTGCCGCGCCCGCGGGTGCGGACATCAAAGCTTTCCTGATAAGCCATCCAGCCCCTCCATTTCGTCCTCACGCAGCCCGATTGCCTTCCTCGAATCTTATCTCCGATCTTCCGTCGTGCAGAAGAATTGCCGTGAAAATACGCGTCTTATTCATGCTCATCGCACGTGAACACTGCGGATCCGGCCATTGCGCCATCAGACTCTGGTAATCTTGAGAACCTGGTTCGTTCCACTGCTCACGAGGCACTACCCATGCGTTTCAACCTGTTCGCTCGCGTCCTGATCGGTGTGGCACTCGGTTTTCCGCTGTCACTCCTTGCCCAGGAGCCTTCGCCGAGGTCAAATGAACATCGCGTCGCCCTGGTGATCGGCAATTCAAGTTACGCCCACTCGCCCCTCAAGAACCCCGTCAATGACGCGCGGGCGATGCGCGACAAGCTGAAGAAGATGGACTTTGACGTGATCATTCGCGAGAACATGAAGGCACGCGACATCGGTGGCGCACTGCGTGAATTCCGCAGCAAGCTCAAGCCGGGTTCTATCGCGCTTTTCTTCTACGCTGGCCACGGCCTGCAGATTCGCGGCGAGAACTACCTGCCGGCCGTCGACGCCGAAATTTCCAGCGAAGAGGATGTTCCGCACCAGAGTCTGAACGTCAATACGGTCCTCAACACCATGGAGGACTCAAAAGCCGGGGTTAACCTCGTGCTGCTCGACGCCTGCCGCAATAACCCTTTCACCCGCAGCTTCCGCTCGGGCGCGGGTGCCGGTCTGGCGCGCATCCAGGCACCGAGCGGCACGCTCATCCACTACGCCACACGGCCCGGCAGCGTTGCCGAGGATGGCGACGGCGTCAATGGCACCTATACCGCCGCGTTGCTGGCACAAATCGAAGAGAAAGGGGTGCCGATCGAGCAGGCGCTCAAGCGTGTGACGGTGCGCGTCAAGAACGCGACCAAGGGCAAACAGGAGCCCTGGATGGAAGGCAGTCTGACCGGCGACTTCT contains:
- a CDS encoding YjbQ family protein; its protein translation is MAYQESFDVRTRGRGSIEITAEVAGIVRASGLSTGIAHVFVQHTSCSLMITENADPSVRRDLETLAARWAPDGDPAYLHDDEGDDDMAAHARNILTGSSVSVPIGKGELRLGTWQGIYLWEHRTLAHRRSIVVTVLA